In Montipora foliosa isolate CH-2021 chromosome 13, ASM3666993v2, whole genome shotgun sequence, one DNA window encodes the following:
- the LOC137984049 gene encoding transcription initiation factor TFIID subunit 6-like — translation MEDDDEKVEVEGQLTAESIKLISESMGISNLNDEVINLLIDDGTYRLKQLAQESGKFMQHSKRRKLITGDIDNALHVENIEPLYGFSSKEFIPFRFASGGGRELYYYRDPEIDLNEIVSSQLPRIPVDISVKAHWLSIEGLQPAIPENPPPVPMQAQAKDSKPVLPTGIPTGTKAPKAQTAKTGVKNKKKQELMKKKDEETSNTNDKTDKTKAQVTHELSMEQQLYYKEITEACVGSCESRRAEALQSLSTDPGLYQMLPRFSTFVSEGVRVNVAQNNLVLLIYLMRMVKALLDNPTLYLERYLHELIPAVMTCIVSKQLSPKPDTDNHWALRDFGSRLIAQICRAFNSTTNNVQTRVTKTYCKALHQEKASLSTHYGAITGLSELGQEVVKVLILPRLKIESALIKKAQEGVDPVEKNAAENLKTLLMKHCPGVLLRIRFPPDSLEQYEKDFGAIGRLLCAKVTQMRQTISAMKKPVTLTVATATGVITPGGTTPTTPTAPGISPIKVFTPTTPGTFAVPPMGTTPTTATSGGTVAGLLPTGQITSSTGVLRRPSTGLPQITSPSGLSTSNPAPEGSNK, via the exons ATGGAGGACGATGATGAGAAAGTCGAAGTAGAAGGTCAGTTAACAGCTGAAAGTATCAAGCTTATTTCAGAGTCCATGGGCATCTCCAACTTGAATGACGAAGTGATCAATCTCCTCATTGATGATGGAACATACAGACTAAAGCAACTTGCTCAG GAGTCTGGTAAATTCATGCAACACTCTAAACGAAGGAAGCTTATTACAGGAGACATTGACAATGCCCTTCATGTAGAAAACATTGAG cCTCTTTATGGCTTTAGTTCAAAGGAATTTATACCATTCCGATTTGCCAGTGGTGGTGGAAGGGAACTTTATTATTACAGAGATCCTGAGATTGATTTGAATGAAATAGTGAGCTCTCAGTTACCTCGCATTCCAGTTGATATTTCAGTCAAAG CTCACTGGTTGAGTATCGAAGGTTTGCAACCAGCAATTCCAGAAAATCCTCCTCCAG TTCCAATGCAAGCACAAGCAAAGGATAGTAAACCTGTTCTACCCACAGGAATACCAACTGGTACAAAAGCACCCAAGGCACAAACAGCAAAAACAGgtgttaaaaacaaaaagaaacaagaactaatgaaaaagaaagatgaGGAAACATCAAATACTAATGACAAGACTGACAAAACAAAAGCGCAAGTTACACATGAGTTATCAATG GAACAACAGCTATATTACAAAGAAATCACAGAAGCTTGTGTAGGATCCTGTGAATCTCGAAGAGCT GAAGCTCTTCAAAGCCTGTCCACCGATCCTGGTCTGTATCAGATGCTGCCAAGATTCAGCACTTTCGTCTCTGAAGGG GTAAGAGTGAATGTTGCTCAAAATAACCTTGTGCTTCTTATCTACTTGATGCGCATGGTGAAAGCACTCCTGGATAATCCTACACTCTACCTAGAAAGATAT TTACATGAGCTAATTCCAGCTGTGATGACATGCATAGTGAGTAAACAACTTAGTCCAAAGCCAGACACTGATAACCACTGGGCTCTAAGAGACTTTGGTTCAAGACTTATTGCACAAATTTGCAG GGCTTTTAATTCTACCACCAATAATGTACAAACAAGAGTCACAAAAACCTATTGCAAG GCATTGCACCAGGAGAAAGCATCACTATCCACTCATTATGGAGCTATCACTGGACTGTCGGAGCTTGGGCAGGAG GTTGTAAAAGTTCTCATCCTTCCAAGACTcaaaattgaaagtgcattAATAAAAAAGGCACAGGAAGGTGTGGATCCTGTGGAGAAAAATGCTGCAGAGAATCTCAAAACCCTGCTGATG AAACATTGCCCAGGGGTATTACTCAGAATACGCTTTCCACCAGATTCCTTAGAACAGTATGAAAAAGACTTTGGAGCCATTGGACGACTTCTTTGTGCCAAGGTCACACAGATGCGACAGACCATCAGTGCTATGAAAAAGCCTGTGACACTCACAGTAGCAACTGCTACTGGAGTGATTACCCCAGGGGGAACAACTCCAACTACACCTACTGCCCCTGGGATCAGTCCAATAAAAGTTTTTACCCCCACAACACCTGGGACTTTTGCTGTACCCCCTATGGGTACAACCCCGACAACGGCAACCTCAGGAGGCACTGTAGCGGGTTTATTGCCAACTGGACAGATAACTTCCAGCACAGGGGTTCTCAGAAGACCTAGCACAGGACTACCACAGATCACTTCACCAAGTGGGTTGTCAACAAGTAACCCAGCACCAGAAGGTTCCAATAAATGA